Proteins encoded within one genomic window of Campylobacter lari:
- a CDS encoding flagellar hook-length control protein FliK has translation MITNISNNQNQFAKNETNKENKSEKSDKKTSLNDVLKNPLFSKSDSEVKLPKDYVSKIDQKLQELLNKLLDQIKTNKDPDLAVLKNHKDLNFAPNFANEVKKLQVELSKNPEFEKLLKILEDLVKPAKDINNKNLSSLVKNSGIFLEAKLNHSLKEQNLPQSFFNLLSTIKGATSENLKHDISNLDLKNLDTTSTLKELIHILQNHKKDNKISLENTNYKTLFKLFDKIENFKNYINKNPSSISQEKLQNIADNFIKNLNKNLTLINKELAKPENIKIQNTHILKELSQNIKDFIILLKDIKNHKNKTETTQENLNKTPHTKDIKEELKEEIKTPQKSTEDKKETQQKQESIAKDKEIQNTKEEKIPQSKDIKENPKEEPKTPQKNTEDLSKNDNKSQNLQTNNTKLEDIFKSTSGKILLEDIFKQNVSKNLNFSQNLQEELLNNLNKELGLIGRKLNEVLKALDPKNYEAKNSLDDIKNIEKKLELSIKDLGKITQKDSTEISSELQKDIKSTLLQVSNLAKNLDNESILNQANRLIAQLEFNQLLSLANNSIHTFLPFFWDDLEKSNVVFKRGKKDKFYAQINLEFEKLGKINVFLSLSNDKYIDINMMIENANFRKKLYERAHELKKALVKVGLLSSNFFISDIIKSKFHNQEEYNDFNMGFDTRA, from the coding sequence ATGATAACTAATATCTCTAATAATCAAAATCAGTTTGCAAAAAATGAAACAAATAAAGAAAATAAAAGTGAAAAATCAGACAAAAAAACCTCTCTCAATGATGTGTTAAAAAATCCTTTATTTTCCAAAAGCGATTCTGAAGTTAAATTACCCAAAGATTATGTTAGCAAAATTGATCAAAAACTACAAGAATTACTTAATAAACTTTTAGATCAAATCAAAACCAATAAAGATCCTGATTTGGCAGTATTAAAAAATCATAAAGATTTAAATTTTGCACCTAATTTTGCCAATGAAGTAAAAAAACTCCAAGTAGAGCTTTCAAAAAATCCTGAATTTGAAAAACTGCTTAAAATTTTAGAAGATTTAGTCAAGCCTGCTAAAGATATTAATAATAAAAATCTTTCATCTTTAGTGAAAAATTCAGGCATATTTTTAGAAGCAAAACTCAATCATTCTTTAAAAGAACAAAATTTACCACAGAGTTTTTTTAATCTTTTAAGTACTATAAAAGGCGCTACAAGTGAAAATTTAAAACACGATATAAGTAATTTAGATCTTAAAAATCTTGATACTACAAGCACCTTAAAAGAGCTTATTCACATCTTACAAAATCACAAAAAAGATAATAAAATTTCTTTGGAAAATACAAACTACAAAACACTTTTTAAGCTATTTGATAAAATAGAAAATTTTAAAAATTATATCAATAAAAACCCAAGTTCTATTAGTCAAGAAAAACTCCAAAATATTGCGGATAATTTTATCAAAAATCTTAATAAAAATTTAACACTTATCAACAAAGAACTAGCTAAACCCGAAAACATAAAAATTCAAAACACTCATATACTAAAAGAGCTTAGCCAAAATATAAAAGATTTTATAATACTTTTAAAAGATATAAAAAATCACAAAAACAAAACCGAAACAACGCAAGAAAATTTAAATAAAACTCCACACACTAAAGACATCAAAGAAGAGTTAAAAGAAGAAATAAAAACTCCACAAAAAAGCACAGAGGATAAAAAAGAAACTCAACAAAAACAAGAAAGCATAGCAAAAGATAAAGAAATTCAAAACACAAAAGAAGAAAAAATACCACAAAGTAAAGATATCAAAGAAAATCCCAAAGAAGAGCCAAAAACACCACAAAAAAATACTGAAGATTTAAGTAAAAATGATAATAAAAGTCAAAATTTACAAACAAATAATACTAAGTTAGAGGATATATTTAAAAGCACTTCAGGCAAAATTTTACTAGAAGATATTTTCAAACAAAATGTAAGCAAAAATCTTAATTTTAGCCAAAATTTACAAGAAGAGCTTTTAAACAATCTAAACAAAGAACTAGGCTTAATAGGAAGAAAACTCAATGAAGTTTTAAAAGCTTTAGATCCTAAAAATTATGAGGCAAAAAATTCTTTAGATGATATAAAAAATATAGAAAAAAAATTAGAACTTTCTATAAAAGATCTTGGAAAAATCACCCAAAAAGATAGCACAGAAATTTCTTCAGAATTACAAAAAGATATTAAATCCACTCTTTTGCAAGTTTCTAATCTAGCCAAAAATTTAGACAATGAAAGCATACTAAATCAAGCAAATCGTCTTATAGCTCAGCTTGAATTTAACCAACTTTTATCTTTAGCCAATAATAGCATTCATACTTTTTTACCTTTTTTTTGGGATGATTTAGAAAAATCTAATGTAGTTTTTAAGCGCGGTAAAAAAGATAAATTTTATGCACAAATTAATCTTGAATTTGAAAAATTAGGAAAAATCAATGTATTTTTATCTCTAAGTAATGATAAATACATCGATATAAATATGATGATAGAAAATGCTAATTTTAGAAAAAAACTTTATGAAAGAGCACATGAACTAAAAAAAGCCTTAGTTAAAGTAGGACTTCTAAGCTCTAATTTTTTCATCAGCGATATAATTAAAAGTAAATTTCACAATCAAGAAGAATATAATGACTTTAATATGGGTTTTGACACAAGGGCTTAA
- a CDS encoding FlhB-like flagellar biosynthesis protein, translating into MAKKTKKAVALGYNKEEQNAPKILANAKGENAAKIISLAKENGIPIKEDKDLVEVLSKLDLGDEIPPNMYKAVAEIFAFLYKVANEDETKQSPQSS; encoded by the coding sequence ATGGCTAAAAAAACAAAAAAAGCCGTTGCGCTAGGCTATAACAAAGAAGAACAAAATGCACCAAAAATCCTAGCTAATGCCAAAGGTGAAAACGCTGCTAAAATCATCTCTTTAGCCAAAGAAAATGGCATACCCATAAAAGAAGACAAAGACTTAGTAGAAGTGCTTAGCAAACTTGATCTAGGCGATGAAATCCCACCTAATATGTATAAAGCAGTGGCTGAAATTTTTGCCTTTTTATATAAAGTTGCTAATGAAGATGAGACTAAGCAAAGTCCGCAATCTTCTTAG
- a CDS encoding phosphatidylserine decarboxylase produces the protein MGFSNSASKMFGIIAKYKFPKIIQKNINKAYVNAFNINMSEFKPLEEYESLNALFTRTLLNERELEDGFISPSDGKILELGSSFQNDLKENLAFSVKGSSYSIEELLKNSASKEELESGIDYANIYLSPKDYHHYHAPCNMQILSATYMSGALFSVSEAKLAKIINLYTKNERVVLKCLVEGKFILWMVFVGALNVGKMHFSFDASIQTNAANFDFTHTYEDLFVKKGQRLGNFELGSTIVLIAQKGFLKFSKNAYEQVEFSKKIADFA, from the coding sequence GTGGGATTTAGCAATAGTGCTTCAAAAATGTTTGGAATCATAGCAAAATATAAATTTCCAAAAATTATACAAAAAAATATTAATAAAGCTTATGTAAATGCTTTTAATATCAATATGAGTGAATTCAAACCTTTAGAAGAATATGAGAGTTTAAATGCTTTATTTACAAGAACTTTATTAAATGAGCGAGAATTAGAAGATGGCTTTATAAGTCCAAGTGATGGTAAAATTTTAGAACTTGGAAGTAGCTTTCAAAATGATTTAAAAGAAAATTTAGCCTTTAGCGTTAAAGGTTCAAGTTATAGTATAGAAGAGCTTTTAAAAAACTCAGCTAGTAAAGAAGAATTAGAAAGTGGCATAGATTATGCAAATATTTATTTGTCTCCAAAAGATTATCATCATTATCATGCACCTTGTAATATGCAAATTTTAAGTGCTACTTATATGAGCGGGGCCTTATTTAGTGTGAGTGAGGCAAAGTTAGCTAAGATTATAAACCTTTATACTAAAAACGAAAGAGTAGTTTTAAAGTGCTTAGTGGAAGGAAAATTTATACTTTGGATGGTATTTGTGGGTGCACTAAATGTCGGTAAAATGCACTTTAGCTTTGATGCTAGCATACAAACTAATGCTGCAAATTTTGATTTTACTCATACCTATGAAGATCTTTTTGTAAAAAAAGGCCAAAGACTTGGAAATTTTGAACTAGGTTCAACTATAGTTTTAATCGCTCAAAAAGGGTTTTTAAAATTTAGTAAAAATGCTTATGAGCAAGTTGAATTTTCTAAGAAGATTGCGGACTTTGCTTAG
- a CDS encoding metallophosphoesterase yields the protein MRAFVFFTLLVLFFALANWYIYKRFLSRVDFLKPYKKFILAFVLIVFACELIFFINMRGDFLHEKFYYILAIFPTVTCFFLLFGVIFEIGSWVFFNENKKEQIFNVQRRKFLKLIFDSWLIILSVSMVFKGFVNAISTPKVNEVDIKVKNLKEDLNIVLLSDVHLGKNLGEDFLKTLIDEVNILNADMVIIAGDLIDADIASMPYINLLENFKSKYGTYFVYGNHEYYNDINAISKKLKTLKNFKVLEDESIDFGDFTLSGTLDLAAKRLGFKESNIEKIKTQINQEKVNILITHQPKYVKTYDISGFDLILSGHTHAGQIFPFSLLVYLEQGFVYGLYKLSKDSLLYVSSGAGFWGPAVRFLAPSEIALIRLKGE from the coding sequence ATGAGAGCATTTGTTTTTTTTACTTTATTAGTTTTATTTTTTGCTTTGGCAAATTGGTATATTTATAAAAGATTTTTAAGTAGGGTTGATTTTTTAAAACCTTATAAAAAGTTTATATTGGCTTTTGTTTTAATAGTTTTTGCATGTGAATTAATCTTTTTTATAAATATGCGCGGGGACTTTTTACATGAAAAGTTTTATTATATTTTAGCTATTTTTCCTACTGTTACTTGTTTTTTCTTGCTTTTTGGAGTGATTTTTGAAATTGGCTCTTGGGTTTTTTTTAATGAAAATAAAAAAGAGCAAATTTTCAATGTCCAAAGAAGAAAGTTTTTAAAATTAATTTTTGATTCTTGGCTTATTATACTTAGCGTTAGTATGGTATTTAAAGGTTTTGTAAATGCTATTAGCACACCTAAGGTTAATGAGGTAGATATTAAAGTTAAAAATTTAAAAGAAGATTTAAATATAGTTTTACTTTCTGATGTGCATTTGGGAAAAAATTTAGGAGAAGATTTTTTAAAAACCTTAATCGATGAAGTTAATATTTTAAATGCTGATATGGTCATTATAGCTGGGGATTTAATCGATGCAGATATTGCTAGTATGCCTTATATTAATTTATTAGAAAATTTTAAATCAAAATATGGTACTTATTTTGTTTATGGAAATCATGAGTATTATAATGATATAAATGCAATAAGCAAAAAGCTTAAAACGCTTAAAAATTTCAAAGTTTTAGAAGATGAAAGTATTGATTTTGGGGATTTTACTTTAAGTGGGACTTTGGATTTGGCTGCCAAGCGTTTGGGTTTTAAAGAAAGCAATATAGAAAAAATCAAAACTCAAATCAATCAAGAAAAGGTTAATATTTTAATCACTCATCAACCAAAGTATGTAAAAACTTATGATATAAGTGGGTTTGATTTGATTTTATCAGGACATACACATGCAGGACAAATTTTCCCTTTTTCTTTGCTAGTATATTTAGAGCAGGGCTTTGTGTATGGACTTTATAAATTAAGCAAAGATAGCTTGCTTTATGTAAGTAGTGGAGCTGGATTTTGGGGGCCTGCTGTGAGATTTTTAGCCCCTAGTGAGATAGCTTTGATTAGATTAAAAGGAGAATGA
- the abc-f gene encoding ribosomal protection-like ABC-F family protein, translating to MALIDLIDANKKFNTKIVLENANFSANLGEKIAIIGKNGEGKSSFLKALMGTLKLDSGRVIKQNNTSIGMLSQQVSFESTLSVSEVIKKELEEIYQALKEFESYNEKLAFDPENKEYLKKIDELSLFIDSKDAWNLDQKIQRILEEFKLLEYKDRTLCSLSGGEIRRVGLCTLLLKNPDILLLDEPTNHLDVYMNNFLEERLKTSKMCVIFISHDRYFIDAIAQKCVEIEAGKLSIFEGGYTQYLEKKAAILASLAKSHETLLKQLKSEEEWLRRGVKARLKRNEGRKERIFKMREEAKKNPGAIKRLQLEIKRANKNFNQTQSQNRKKMLFELKNISKSITNKTLFKDFNARILQGERIAIVGKNGCGKSTFLKILLDQIPLDSGEIKRGEVKIGYFDQSRSLLNTDKKLLEIFCPNGGDHIQVRGKNMHVYGYLKQFLFPKEFLEQSVSVLSGGEKNRVALALLFTKKYDVLILDEPTNDLDIATINILEEYLLSFEGAILLVSHDRYFVDKIATKLYAFEDNANINIEVLSYSEYLENEKEYKDFEEFSKSLETNTTASIKTKEKSSKKLSYKENEILNSYPDKIHKLEEEIKKIKNALSNPTIYQELGINTLYEKLNSLESELSILEEAYFEVLEKSEDNL from the coding sequence TTGGCTTTAATAGATTTAATCGACGCAAATAAGAAATTTAATACAAAAATAGTTTTAGAAAATGCAAATTTTAGCGCAAATTTAGGAGAAAAAATCGCCATTATAGGCAAAAATGGCGAAGGAAAATCAAGCTTTTTAAAAGCCCTTATGGGAACTTTAAAACTAGATAGCGGTAGAGTAATTAAACAAAATAACACTAGTATAGGTATGCTAAGCCAACAAGTAAGCTTTGAAAGCACCTTAAGCGTAAGCGAAGTCATCAAAAAAGAACTTGAAGAAATTTATCAAGCCTTGAAAGAATTTGAAAGCTATAATGAAAAACTAGCTTTTGATCCTGAAAATAAAGAATATTTAAAAAAAATAGATGAATTAAGTTTATTTATAGATTCAAAAGACGCATGGAATTTAGACCAAAAAATACAAAGAATATTAGAAGAATTTAAACTATTAGAATACAAAGACAGAACACTTTGCTCTTTAAGTGGGGGCGAAATAAGACGCGTAGGGCTTTGCACACTTTTGCTAAAAAATCCTGATATATTATTGCTTGATGAGCCAACTAATCATCTAGATGTATATATGAATAACTTTTTAGAAGAAAGGTTAAAAACCTCTAAAATGTGTGTTATTTTCATCTCTCATGATAGGTATTTTATCGATGCTATAGCGCAAAAATGCGTAGAAATAGAAGCGGGAAAATTAAGCATTTTTGAGGGTGGATATACGCAATATCTAGAAAAAAAAGCAGCTATTTTAGCTTCCTTAGCTAAAAGCCATGAAACCTTGCTTAAGCAATTAAAAAGTGAGGAAGAATGGCTAAGAAGAGGAGTCAAAGCTAGGCTTAAACGCAACGAAGGACGCAAAGAACGCATTTTTAAAATGCGTGAAGAAGCTAAGAAAAACCCAGGAGCTATCAAACGCTTACAACTTGAAATCAAAAGAGCAAATAAAAATTTTAACCAAACTCAAAGCCAAAACCGCAAAAAAATGCTTTTTGAACTTAAAAATATCTCAAAGTCTATTACCAACAAGACACTTTTTAAAGACTTTAATGCACGAATTTTACAAGGTGAACGCATAGCCATAGTAGGTAAAAATGGCTGTGGGAAATCTACTTTCTTAAAGATTTTACTTGATCAAATTCCGCTTGATAGCGGAGAGATTAAAAGAGGTGAAGTTAAAATAGGCTATTTTGATCAAAGCAGAAGTTTATTAAATACTGATAAAAAACTTTTAGAAATTTTTTGCCCAAATGGTGGCGATCACATTCAAGTGCGTGGTAAAAATATGCATGTTTATGGGTATTTAAAACAATTTTTATTTCCAAAAGAATTTTTAGAACAAAGTGTGAGTGTGTTAAGTGGGGGCGAGAAAAACAGAGTTGCTCTAGCCTTGCTTTTTACCAAAAAATATGATGTATTAATCTTAGATGAACCAACAAATGATTTAGACATAGCTACGATTAATATCTTAGAAGAATACTTACTTTCTTTTGAAGGTGCGATTTTGCTTGTCTCACATGATAGATATTTTGTTGATAAAATAGCAACTAAACTTTATGCTTTTGAAGATAATGCAAATATTAATATAGAAGTTCTTTCTTATAGTGAATATTTAGAAAATGAAAAAGAATACAAAGACTTTGAAGAATTTTCTAAAAGCTTAGAAACAAACACCACCGCAAGTATAAAAACAAAAGAAAAATCGAGTAAAAAACTAAGCTATAAAGAAAATGAAATTTTAAACTCATATCCTGATAAAATTCATAAATTAGAAGAAGAAATAAAAAAAATAAAAAATGCTCTAAGTAATCCTACAATCTATCAAGAGCTAGGTATAAATACCCTTTATGAAAAGCTAAATTCATTAGAAAGTGAACTTAGTATTTTAGAAGAAGCTTATTTTGAGGTTTTAGAAAAAAGTGAGGATAATTTATAA